DNA sequence from the bacterium genome:
AGCAGATTAAAGATTAAAGATTCAAGATTCAAGATTCCGCAATCCGCAGTCCACAATCCGCAATCCAAAGTCGGTTTCACCCTCATAGAGCTTTTAGTTGTTATTGCTATCATCGGAATCTTAGCTGCATTGATACTGCCGGCATTGACCCGGGCAAGAGAATTGGCGCAAAGAGCTTCCTGCATCAGCAACCTAAAGGATATTGGTCTTGCGATGAATTTATATGCTGGTGATTATCAGGGAACCTTTCCCTATAACGGGCAGAGTACTAGTCCTGCTTATTTAAACACTTATCTGGCGCTTTTATATCCCGAGTATGAAAGCGATTGGGGGGTCTTCGTCTGCCCTTCTTCGGAGCAAAAACCAAATCCGGCAATAGGAACTATTCTTGCGCAACAAGTGGCTTTTCGCCGTAATGGTCTCCCTGGGCACGCTGGCGCCACTTCACTAACACCAAGTCTCTCCTATGGTATGCAGGTATGCTATGCGGGGCAGGAGGCACCTCTAAACCAAGCGCATTTTAATTTGACAGAAGGGAACACTGTTGTATGGTTTATTGACAGAGCTCAACCGAATAAAACAAATAGTTCCCAGATATGGGATAATTACTTTTTTCGCAATCTTGTAGCTGTTGGCGGAGTCAATTACATCCTATTGGGTTTTGATGTAACTGCTGGCCACTATTACTCTGCGCCTAACCACGGGACCGAAGGAGCGAATGTTTTATTTTCGGACGGTAGCGCAAGTTGGGTTAAAACCAAGCCCGTTATGTGGGGAGGTGTCCAGCGCTGGGGTATATCTGATGACGATGTCTCTACTTTACTACAGTATAAGGGATTCTTCGTCTTGCCCCCCAATCCAAACTGGTTTTTCTATCTTGTCAGCCAGCCCACGCATTAATTTATGAGTAAGAAAAGGAGAAAAGTGGGAGAAAAGGAGAGAGAAAAGGGGACGGTTGTTTATGCTCACTAATTAAAGAGTGAAGGGTCAAATCTTGACATTTGACAAAATAGGTTGGGTTTATTAGAATCCTTCTCCGATAATAACATCGGAGAGGGATTTTTTTATGGCAAGACAGCTAAGGATAGAATATGAGGGGGCTTTTTATCATGTAACTTCCAGGGGTAATGAACAGAAAGAGATTTTCGTAGATGAACAAGACCAAAAACAATTCTTGAAATATATTGAGCAGCAAGTTACCCGTTATAGTATAAAAGTGCATGTTTGGTGTCTGATGAACAACCATTATCATTTAGTGATAGAGACTCCGTTGGCGAATTTAAGCAGGGTGATGCAGACACTTAATACAAGTTACACGGTTTATTTCAATCATAGGCATAAAAGGGTAGGACATTTATTTCAGGGAAGATATAAGGCGATATTGGTTCAGGCAGATGAGTATTTAGAACATTTGAGCCGATATATCCATCTTAATCCGGTAAGGGCAGGAGTTGTCAAAAAACTGGAAGAATATAAATGGTCAAGTTACAGGGATTATATATATAAAAATCGTAATGTTCAATTTTTGACTACAGGGTTCATTTTGGGAATGTTTAACAGCAATACTGAAAAGGCAAAAAAATTATATAAGGAATCTATAGAAAAAGATTCAAATACTGATGCAAATTTTATAAAAGACAATATATCAGGAGGACTTATTCTCGGAAAAAGCGATTTTGTTAATTGGGTTAAGAGTAAATTCATTGTTGATAGAAAAGATGAAGAGCTGACGAGTTTGAAACGATTAGAAAAAAGAATTACTATTAACCAAATAGAAACCGAAATAAGAAAACGAGTAGAAAAAGAAAAGTTGCAGAGAAAGTTATATATTTATCTTATACGGAAATATACTGATAAAAAGTTGGAAGATATAGCTCGCCTTTTAGGAAATATGTCTTACTCTGCTATAAGTCAGATGTGTCGCAGAATAGAAAAACATAGAGAAGAGGATAAAGAGATGGATTTATTACTGTCTAGAATAGAGGAAAGCTTAAATGTCAAGATTTGACCCTATTGCTTCTATTGCTTCTTTTGCTTTTGCTTCCCTCTATTGAAGAAAATGTAATAGTGACTGTGACAGTTTATGTATTTTATGGCAAATGGGAGGGATAAAAATGAACATTCTCTATAATGATAAAACGGATCTTCTCTATATTCGGTTAGATGACAGGAAGCAGAGTGTTGTAAATAGGCGAGTTTCTGAAGATATTGTGCTGGATGTAGGGGAGAAAGAGAAGGTTGTTGGTATTGAGATTGTAGATGCTTCAAAACATGTAAATCTTGAGAGACTTTTTCCAGTGAAATATGAAGTCTCAAAAACTGCGGCATAGGTCAAAATAGAAAATAACAAAATAGGGAAACAGCGCCGATAAATCGGCAACTACATGTTTTGCTCTACTCTACTTAAATTCCTAATTACTAGTGAAATGTCTAATTTCTAATTTCTTAAAAATCTTACGCATTTTATCATTAAGCATTTTTTAATTAGGTATTCATTAGAAATTGGTAATTGCCCGCCTGCCAACTTGTCCGCCAAAGATTTAATGGTGGGAGCTTGTCGGGTAGGGATATTGGAAATTCTCTTAGCCTTCGGTCTATTTAATTGTAAATCCTATTAAAATTGTTATATAATCCAGTTTTTAAAGCCGCCGGGATGGCGGAATTGGTAGACGCCTGGGATTTAAAATCCCATGGACCTTAAAGTCCGTGCCGGTTCAAGTCCGGCTTCCGGCACTTGAAAAAGTTTATAGTTTATAGTTAATGGTTGATAGTGTATGACAAAAAAAGAAGTTTTTATTATTGTAACTATAAACTATAGACCATAAACTAAAGTTTGGGC
Encoded proteins:
- a CDS encoding transposase: MARQLRIEYEGAFYHVTSRGNEQKEIFVDEQDQKQFLKYIEQQVTRYSIKVHVWCLMNNHYHLVIETPLANLSRVMQTLNTSYTVYFNHRHKRVGHLFQGRYKAILVQADEYLEHLSRYIHLNPVRAGVVKKLEEYKWSSYRDYIYKNRNVQFLTTGFILGMFNSNTEKAKKLYKESIEKDSNTDANFIKDNISGGLILGKSDFVNWVKSKFIVDRKDEELTSLKRLEKRITINQIETEIRKRVEKEKLQRKLYIYLIRKYTDKKLEDIARLLGNMSYSAISQMCRRIEKHREEDKEMDLLLSRIEESLNVKI
- a CDS encoding type II secretion system protein — encoded protein: MISRLKIKDSRFKIPQSAVHNPQSKVGFTLIELLVVIAIIGILAALILPALTRARELAQRASCISNLKDIGLAMNLYAGDYQGTFPYNGQSTSPAYLNTYLALLYPEYESDWGVFVCPSSEQKPNPAIGTILAQQVAFRRNGLPGHAGATSLTPSLSYGMQVCYAGQEAPLNQAHFNLTEGNTVVWFIDRAQPNKTNSSQIWDNYFFRNLVAVGGVNYILLGFDVTAGHYYSAPNHGTEGANVLFSDGSASWVKTKPVMWGGVQRWGISDDDVSTLLQYKGFFVLPPNPNWFFYLVSQPTH
- a CDS encoding DUF2283 domain-containing protein, producing MNILYNDKTDLLYIRLDDRKQSVVNRRVSEDIVLDVGEKEKVVGIEIVDASKHVNLERLFPVKYEVSKTAA